The [Clostridium] celerecrescens 18A genomic sequence GGACGGGCCACATACAACCTGGTCCTTAAGGAGATGTTTTCCCTTGATAACAGCCAGGGAATGACGGTCCGCTATGAAATACCGGTGAACACTACGCCTGTGGTTTACTTACCCCAGGCCCTTGGGATCTGCCTTGCCAGGCTGCTCCATCTGGGATACATCCCTTTGGTATATCTTGGCAGGCTGTTCAATCTTCTTGCTTTTGCAGGTATGGCAGCTCTGGCTGTGAGGATCATGCCATTTAAAAAAGAGCTTATCATGACGGTATCGTGTCTTCCCATGACCCTTCATCTGGCAGCTTCCTTTTCCTATGATACGGCCTTTATCGGCCTGTCCATGCTTTTTCTGGCCTGGTGCTTTTACTTAGCCTTTGAGAAAGAGAAAGTGACCGTAAAGGATACGGTTCTTTTGGCGCTTTTGCTGATCCTTCTGGAGCCTGGAAAGATCGTTTATCTGCCGGTGGCCGGGATCTGCCTGTTTATTCCTTCTTCTAAATTTAAGTCAAAAAGGAATTACTGGATCTCTGTCTTAAGCGTTATAACTGCAGTCGTTCTGGCGGTGTTCTTGGTAAACCGACTGGTCCTTTCTGCGTGGGCGACCACAACGGAAAGCTATGTGGGCTGGAGTGAAGCGGCAGGATATACACTGCAGGATGTGTGGGAACAACCTTATCGTATCTTTCAGGTATATTATGAAACCCTTGTGACCCAGTTTGATTATTATCTGACTACGATGCTTGGAGGATTTCTGGGCAATTTGGACCCGAACCTGACCGTGCCTCCCTTCTGTCTCATGATTTTGTGGTATGTGCTCTTTGTCAGTGTGATAAGGAGAGATGGGGAAGAAGCTCCTATATCTGGCGGACAGAAGCTATGGATGGTCATTCTGGTGTTTTTAAGTGCCTGTCTGGTTCTTGCCTCCATGCTTTTAGGATGGACGCCAAGGGAGCTTACCTATATAACAGGTGTCCAGGGAAGGTATTTTATCCCCCTGCTGCCCCTTGTGCTGTTGGTTGTATTTGATAAACGCCTGGTCATAAACATGGATTTAAGGAAAAGTGCATGGTATCTGGAATGCTTTGTGAGCATCTATGCCCTGATACGCATCTGTTCCACGGCGTGTCTGCGCTACTGATTCATGCGAAGGCAACGAGCCAAATGAATGCTCGCTTGATCTAGGCGGCTGCTCGCGGTGTATTTAACTGGAAGGTAGGAAATTGCAATGGAAGAAAAAAGGCAGGAAGAATCCGTTGATGTGATTATTCCCGTATATAAACCGGATGAGAAATTACAGCTTTTGCTGAAACGCCTGGGGGAACAGTCATACCCTATCCGGCGGATCATCATCATGAACACGGAACGGTCCTATTGGAAGGATGAGGAATATGACTGGGTTCCCAATCTGGAAGTACACCATGTGGCAAAAGAGGAATTTGACCATGGCGGTACCAGAAACCAGGGAGCCGGCTATTCTGAGGCAGATATTATGGTATTTATGACCGATGATGCTGTTCCGGCTGACGGGAATTTAATAGGAGCGCTGGTAAGTGGTCTTGATCAGACAGGAAAAAATGGAGAAAAGGTGGTCATGGCCTATGGTAGGCAGCTGCCGAATCCTGACTGTGCCCTGGCGGAGCAGTATACCCGTTCCTTTAATTACCCGGAACAAAGCCGGGTGAAAACAGGCGGGGATCTAAAGGAGCTGGGAATCAAGACCTTTTTTGCCTCAAATGTCTGCTGCGCCTATGACCGGGCTGCATTTTTGGAGGCCGACGGATTTATTAAACGGACTATTTTTAATGAGGACATGATTTATGCAGGAAATGCGGTAAGACACCGGGGGCAGGCGGTAGCCTATGCAGCCGATGCAAACGTGTACCATTCCCATAATTACGGCTGTATCACCCAGTTTAAACGTAATTTTGATCTTGCGGTATCCCAGGCTGACCACCCGGAGGTGTTTAAGGGGATCCGCTCGGAAGGCGAGGGGATCCGTCTTGTGAAAAAGACCTGCGCCTGGCTTGTAAAAGTAAAAAAACCATGGCTCATTCCCGGAGTAATTGTAAAGAGCGGTTTTAAATATATGGGATTTCTTATGGGAAAACGGTATCGCAGCCTGCCAAAGAGGCTGGTTTTAAGCTTTACTATGAACAAGGAATATTGGAAAAGAGAAAGATAAAACACAGAGAAAAGCAGCCTGGTAAAAAGCCGGACTGCAATGATGTAAAAAATAGGCTCAAGATATACTTTGAGCCTATTTTCTATTATATGGTTATTCGGTATGGTGCAGCCTTTGACTCCGCATTTGGGTATTCATGGAGCGCATGGGGATTCGTCATATCAATCCTCAAATATAGGTTCGATACGCTCCATAATTAGTCCGATCCTGTCCTTGGCGTCCGGCATAAAAAGAGAAGCGATAGAAACAACCATCTTTTTCTCTGTATTGATGTAAATTACGTTTCCCCCGTCTCCCAAAGCTGCATAGACAGGTTCTTTATCATCAAATATCCACCACAGGTAGCCATAAGACAGCTGATCCAGCCTGATATGCTCCTTTGTGCTTTCTTCTATCCATTTCTTTGATATAATTTTTTTGTTTTCCCATATTCCGCCGTTTAAATACAATTGGCCAATTTTTGCCATATCCGAAGGCGTCAGGAAGAGCCCCCAGCTTGCCGTGTTTACCCCTTGTGGATCAACGACCCAACCGCTGGTGTTTTTATCATTCATAACGGCGATATGCTCTTCTTTATTACGCAGTATCACATTGCGAGTAACCTTGATTCCCAGCGGCGAGAATAAATTCTCTGCTGCGAAATCAAGTACCGGCTGCCCCGTCGCTCTCACGAGAATGCCTGACAAGATATGTGTACCTATGATGGGAGAATACATGAATTCTCCTGTATATTTCTCGCCTCCCAAGAAATCAAGGGCGGCATTTACCCAGTTATCGCTGGCGAAAAACTCCTCGTATGGCTCAGACTTATATTTATATGGGGCCGTCATGGTAAGCAAATTCTTAAGCGTAATTCCTTGTATTGTTTTTTCGCCTGCTTTAACAGTGTAATCCGGGAAAAAGTCTAATACCTTCTGGTCTGCACTTTTGATAAAGCCCTTATCAACAGCGATACCAATCAATACAGAAAATACGCTCTTTGTCACCGAAAAAACATGAACGGCATTGTCAGCGGTATATCCATTAAAATAGTTTTCATATAGTTTTACACCATTTTTTTGTACAAGTATGCCTGCGATATTGCTATAGTCACTGCTAATCGTCTTTTCAAGCTCTTTCATTTTTTCCTGATTCATATAATTTCCTCCTTTAAGTTATAAAGGATATCCTTAAGATTAGGATAGGTCAATTAAAAATCAATTGCAAGACCTATTTCTAAATAATTAAAATATTAACAATTATGATAACTTTTCTGTCAGTCCGGTTAAAATCAGCCTGTTTTCCATTTATTTTTTCCCCGTGATTTAGTATAATGGTTCTAGTGCTATATGAAAAAGGGGATAACCATGGATAACAGAAAGAAAAGCCTGCTGCTGCTGGTTCTGGGGGGATTGTCCAGTATCGTATTTCTTACGCTTTTGACCACCTCCTTTTACGGATTCGTGTTAAAAAGGATCGGGGTTGAACATGCGGAAAATACCAGAACCTACCGGTACCACTATGTCATGATCATCAATGACCTGGATTCTCATTTTTGGAATGACGTGTACCAGAGCGTACGGAAAGAAGCGGCCTTACACGATGCTTATGTGGAACTTAAGGGAAGGAATCAGTCATCGGAATATAATGCTGTGGATTTTATGGACATGAGCATAGCGGCAAAGGTAGATGGGATCCTTTTGGAATTTACGGGAGAAGAGAAGCTGGAAGAACGGATCAATGAAGCGGCTGCAAAAGGAATACCTGTGGTAACGATATTAAACGATGCTCCTGCTACGGACCGGAAAAGCTATGTTGGAATTAATTCCTATGAGCTGGGGCAGGAATATGGTAATCAGATTTTAAAGATTTTACCCCAGGATTCCCGGAAGGCCAGAGTGATGATGCTCCTCCATGACAATTCCATTGACAGCAACCAGTCCCAGATTTTTAATCAGATCAACAACCGGATGGTCACTTCAAGGGAAACTATGGACCGGATTAAGGTGGAAGAGATCAAGATCCCATCCGGACGGGCATTTGAAGCTGAGGAAATTGTGCGCAACTTATTTCAGAACCCCCAGGGTCCCCCGGACATTATTGTCTGCATGGATGAGGTGGATACGGAGGCCGTGTATCAGGCGGTCATAGACTATAACAGCGTAGGTAAGACACAGGTCATCGGCTATTATAAATCAAAGGCAGCCTTAGAGGCGGTGAGAAAGGGGACGATGGCTATGACTCTTTACATTGACACCGACCAGATGGGGAAATTCAGTGTGCAGGCTCTTACCGAATCCATACATGACGGGAGGACCAATTCCTTTTACAGCGTGGACCTGCAGTTTGTGACAAAGGAAAATACGTCAGATTTCATGAGTAATTAGTGGAGCAGCTATGAAAAATAAATGGAAACACCTATGGGAAAACTTACCGATTGCCCGCAAGCTGTTTTTGGAAGTTGCGGTAACGGCAGCCACGCTTTTTGCCAGCAATTTATTCATCTACGCCCAAATCAACCAGATGGTGGAGCGTATGAATTCTGTATACATAAGCAATGTGAATCTCAATGAGCTGTCGGATGTTTTTTCCGATGTACAGAATTTCATGTACAAATACTTGCAGGTAAAGGATTCCGAGTCCTTAACCGATTATTACCGGGCGGAGCAGGATTACAGGAAGCTGTTAGAGGGGCTTAATGTTGCGGTAACGGATAATCAGATTCAGATCCTGGAAAAAAATATCCGCAACATGTCGGATAGCTATCTGGCCATCACAGATGAGACAGTACAGGCCAAGCGGGGGCAGAATGTAGAAAAGTATAAAAGCTCTTACGAATCAGCTCTAAAGCTTTACCAGTTCATCAACCGTGACATTTCAGTCTTAAACAGCCGGCAGTTTAAAAACAATTCCGCCAGCTATCAGACCCTGCAGGCCGCCCTTCAGTATCTGGAGGTCATAAGTACTGTGATCTTAATGATCGTGATGGTCATAAGCCTGACGGTCATGATGATGATGACAAAGGATATCGTTACACCGCTCACCAACTTAGCTCATACGGCAAAGCTTGTAGGGCAGGGAAATTTCCATGTAAAGGTACCATCCTTAGGTACCGGAGATGAACTGGGGATCGTAACCGGAACCTTTAATCAAATGGTGGACAGTTTGGACGAGTATGTGAATAAAATTAAGGAGAGCGCGGAAAAAGAGCAGGAGATGAAGGAGCGGGAGCTTTTAATGGAAAACCACTTAAAGGAAGCCCAGTTAAAGTATCTTCAGTCCCAGATCAATCCCCATTTTCTTTTTAATTCCTTAAACGCCGGAGTTCAGCTGGCTATGATGGAGGATGCAGAGAAGACCTCGGTATTTATGGAAAAGATGGCGGACTTTTTCCGCTATAATGTAAAAAAGAGTTCAAAGGATGCCACCATCCGTGAAGAGGTGGATGCAGTGGAGAACTATGTTTATATATTGAATGTTCGTTTTGCAGGTGATATCCGATACCATTCAAAGCTCGATGAGGAGGCAATGGATTTTTCCATTCCAAGCATGATTTTACAGCCCCTGGTGGAAAATGCGGTGAACCATGGGATCCGGAATATCGAACGGCCGGGAGAAATTTATCTGACCGTAGAGAACCTTGAGGAGAAAATAGAAATCCGCATCAGGGATAATGGGGCTGGAATGGAAATGGAAACCCTTGAAAGGATCCTGGCCGGAGGACAAGCCGCGGAAGGGGGGAATTCTACCGGGATCGGTATTCACAATGTTATATCCCGGTTGGAGCTTTATTATAATGATGACGGTATTTTCCATATGTTCAGTGATGGGAAGGATAAAGGAACCACTGTGGTATTAAGGATTCCAAAAAGAGAGGGAGATGTACATGTTTCGCATACTAGTAGCTGATGATGAGGGGATCATGCTGGAATCCATCAGTCATATCATAAGGTCCAATTTCGGCAGTGATTGTGAGATTGTCTGTGTCAAGACAGGCAGGGCAGTCATTGAACAGGCCGGCTCCTTCCGGCCAGATATTGCATTTGTGGATATACAGATGCCTGGATTAAACGGAATCCAGGCAATCAGGGAGGTGCGTAAATTCAATCCTTCCGTTGTATTCATTATCATAACAGCCTATGATAAATTTTCTTATGCCCAGGAAGCGGTGAACTTAGGGGTCATGGAGTTTATCATGAAGCCGGTCAATAAAAAGAAGATCCTGGATGTGTGCGTAAAGGCCATGCACCAGGTGGAGGAGGCCAGGCAGAAGTTAAGCGATGATTTAAAGATCAGGGAAAAGCTTGAGATTGTAATTCCCATGATCGAAAGCGGGTTCATCTACAGTGTGCTTCAAGAGGATCTGGAGCTTTCTAAGAACGGATACATTGAAATGCTGGACATAAAAAGCCCTTATGGCTTTATGATTATTCTGGAATTCGGGGACAGCATTGAGGGAGGGAACATGACCAATGCCATAGGGGTCAGTGTCCGGGTGAACAAATATTATCCCATGGTCAGAGAGATTGTAAAGGATTATTTTGATTGTGTCATGGGGCCTGCCATGGGAAACCGGCTGGTGCTTTTCCTATCCTTTGAACAGGAAAAGGTACGGTATGAGGAGCGGGTGGAAATCATTACAAGGACCCGGAATATGATCTATAAGCTGGAAAGCACCACAGATATCAAGTGCAGGGGAGGGATCGGTTCTGTAAAACCTCTGGAAGGGATCAGGGACTCCTATAAAGAGGCCTTAAAATCCTTACGGGACAGCGACAGCCATGTAGTGCATATCACGGACATCCCGGCAGTGGCTGATTATGACGGAGAATATCCCCTGGACTTAGAAAACCAGTACCTTCAAAGGGGGACAAAGGCGGACCGGGAAGGAACGTTGTCCTGTGCCGGTGAATTTTTTGACTGGATGCTGGTTCACGACGGAAATGTGAGGTCCAATATTGAGGTAAAGATACTGGAGCTGGTCATGAGGCTTGAGAGACGGGCTTTTGAGGCAGGGAATGTCCGTTATGGTTTCCGTTATCGGGAGAACTACTTAGAAGAACTGAAAGAAGCCGCCGATACGGATGCGCTTAGACGCTGGTTTTTAAATAAGACAAGGGAGGTATGTGAAAACATCAGCACTTCAAGGGAGAAAGAATATGAAAATGTGGTTTCCAGAGTTAAGAGTTATATTGATGAGAATTATGCCAAGGACATTTCTCTTGACGACGTTTCCCGAATGGTTGACATAAGTCCTTATTATTTCAGTAAATTATTCAAGCAGGAGGTGGGAGAGAACTTTATAGAGTATGTAACCAGAACCAGGATTAAAAACGCCAGGCGTCTTCTGGAAGATTCCAGATACAGCATTAAGGAGGTATGTATTATGTCCGGCTACAGCGATCCCAATTATTTCAGCCGGATATTCAAAAAGTATGAAGGGATGACGCCAAGCGAATATAGGGAGAGGTAAGTGTTATGAAAATGGGTCGAGGGAGATTGTTACTGGTGGTGATACTCTGTTGTGCCTTGACGGCGGGCTGTGTAAATACCAAGGCAGAGGCAGAGACCGAGGTATCGGCAAAGGTCGGGGATAGGCCCTTGCAGATCGGGTTAAGTATTGATTCTTTTGTGATCGAGCGGTGGATTAGGGACCGGGATGTTTTTGTATCAACCGCAAAGGAACTTGGGGCAGAGGTTAATGTACAAAATGCAAACGGGGATGTAAACGAACAGATCGAACAGATAAAGTACTTTATAAAAAAGCAGATGGATGTAATCGTAGTGGTGGCAGGGGACTGCGAAGCTTTATCCGATGTTATGAAAAAGGCAAAGGAGGCGGGAATCAAGACCATGAGCTATGACCGCCTGATCCAGAATGCGGACAGCGATATGTACATATCTTTTGACAACAGGGAGGTCGGAATACTCATGGCGGAAAGCCTGTTAAGAGACATTCCTGAGGGAGGTAAGATTTTTATGATCCAGGGTCCTGAAACGGATTATAATGTGGCATTGGTCCGGGAGGGTTTTGATTCGGTAATAAAAGGGAGAAATCTGGAAGTGGTTTATAAAAGCAACTGTGAGGGCTGGCTTTCCGAGCATGCCTTTGACTATGCCAAAGAAGCGCTGGAAGAGCATCCGGATGTGAAGGGGATCATGTGCGGAAATGACGATTTGGCGACCCAGGTATTCCGAGCCCTGTCTGAGGACAGAATGGCAGGAAAAGTCTGCCTGGTAGGCCAGGATGGAGATCTGATGGCCTGTCAGAGGATTGTGGAAGGAACCCAGAATATGACAGCCTTTAAATCCGTGGAGGAAGAAGCCAGAATCGCAGCGGAATACGCGGTAAAGCTTGGGAAGGGAGAGCCTTTGGAAGGTATTGTGACAACCATTGACGATGGAACTTATGA encodes the following:
- a CDS encoding DUF2142 domain-containing protein, coding for MKLILNKKGLWLTAGTCFFLAFLFIKTYEETIVGIPSPEFEEVRRFYWWIIVFGCGFLACLGAVLWIVKTPAFLLFPGTVVVLGLFYMLVLTPFSTPDEAAHFTSAYRLSSQLMGKPAVADDSFLSHATEEEKERISRGANVLVRSGDDAPGLYTSVGRATYNLVLKEMFSLDNSQGMTVRYEIPVNTTPVVYLPQALGICLARLLHLGYIPLVYLGRLFNLLAFAGMAALAVRIMPFKKELIMTVSCLPMTLHLAASFSYDTAFIGLSMLFLAWCFYLAFEKEKVTVKDTVLLALLLILLEPGKIVYLPVAGICLFIPSSKFKSKRNYWISVLSVITAVVLAVFLVNRLVLSAWATTTESYVGWSEAAGYTLQDVWEQPYRIFQVYYETLVTQFDYYLTTMLGGFLGNLDPNLTVPPFCLMILWYVLFVSVIRRDGEEAPISGGQKLWMVILVFLSACLVLASMLLGWTPRELTYITGVQGRYFIPLLPLVLLVVFDKRLVINMDLRKSAWYLECFVSIYALIRICSTACLRY
- a CDS encoding glycosyltransferase family 2 protein, with product MEEKRQEESVDVIIPVYKPDEKLQLLLKRLGEQSYPIRRIIIMNTERSYWKDEEYDWVPNLEVHHVAKEEFDHGGTRNQGAGYSEADIMVFMTDDAVPADGNLIGALVSGLDQTGKNGEKVVMAYGRQLPNPDCALAEQYTRSFNYPEQSRVKTGGDLKELGIKTFFASNVCCAYDRAAFLEADGFIKRTIFNEDMIYAGNAVRHRGQAVAYAADANVYHSHNYGCITQFKRNFDLAVSQADHPEVFKGIRSEGEGIRLVKKTCAWLVKVKKPWLIPGVIVKSGFKYMGFLMGKRYRSLPKRLVLSFTMNKEYWKRER
- a CDS encoding serine hydrolase domain-containing protein: MNQEKMKELEKTISSDYSNIAGILVQKNGVKLYENYFNGYTADNAVHVFSVTKSVFSVLIGIAVDKGFIKSADQKVLDFFPDYTVKAGEKTIQGITLKNLLTMTAPYKYKSEPYEEFFASDNWVNAALDFLGGEKYTGEFMYSPIIGTHILSGILVRATGQPVLDFAAENLFSPLGIKVTRNVILRNKEEHIAVMNDKNTSGWVVDPQGVNTASWGLFLTPSDMAKIGQLYLNGGIWENKKIISKKWIEESTKEHIRLDQLSYGYLWWIFDDKEPVYAALGDGGNVIYINTEKKMVVSIASLFMPDAKDRIGLIMERIEPIFED
- a CDS encoding substrate-binding domain-containing protein; the protein is MDNRKKSLLLLVLGGLSSIVFLTLLTTSFYGFVLKRIGVEHAENTRTYRYHYVMIINDLDSHFWNDVYQSVRKEAALHDAYVELKGRNQSSEYNAVDFMDMSIAAKVDGILLEFTGEEKLEERINEAAAKGIPVVTILNDAPATDRKSYVGINSYELGQEYGNQILKILPQDSRKARVMMLLHDNSIDSNQSQIFNQINNRMVTSRETMDRIKVEEIKIPSGRAFEAEEIVRNLFQNPQGPPDIIVCMDEVDTEAVYQAVIDYNSVGKTQVIGYYKSKAALEAVRKGTMAMTLYIDTDQMGKFSVQALTESIHDGRTNSFYSVDLQFVTKENTSDFMSN
- a CDS encoding sensor histidine kinase — protein: MKNKWKHLWENLPIARKLFLEVAVTAATLFASNLFIYAQINQMVERMNSVYISNVNLNELSDVFSDVQNFMYKYLQVKDSESLTDYYRAEQDYRKLLEGLNVAVTDNQIQILEKNIRNMSDSYLAITDETVQAKRGQNVEKYKSSYESALKLYQFINRDISVLNSRQFKNNSASYQTLQAALQYLEVISTVILMIVMVISLTVMMMMTKDIVTPLTNLAHTAKLVGQGNFHVKVPSLGTGDELGIVTGTFNQMVDSLDEYVNKIKESAEKEQEMKERELLMENHLKEAQLKYLQSQINPHFLFNSLNAGVQLAMMEDAEKTSVFMEKMADFFRYNVKKSSKDATIREEVDAVENYVYILNVRFAGDIRYHSKLDEEAMDFSIPSMILQPLVENAVNHGIRNIERPGEIYLTVENLEEKIEIRIRDNGAGMEMETLERILAGGQAAEGGNSTGIGIHNVISRLELYYNDDGIFHMFSDGKDKGTTVVLRIPKREGDVHVSHTSS
- a CDS encoding helix-turn-helix domain-containing protein, which translates into the protein MFRILVADDEGIMLESISHIIRSNFGSDCEIVCVKTGRAVIEQAGSFRPDIAFVDIQMPGLNGIQAIREVRKFNPSVVFIIITAYDKFSYAQEAVNLGVMEFIMKPVNKKKILDVCVKAMHQVEEARQKLSDDLKIREKLEIVIPMIESGFIYSVLQEDLELSKNGYIEMLDIKSPYGFMIILEFGDSIEGGNMTNAIGVSVRVNKYYPMVREIVKDYFDCVMGPAMGNRLVLFLSFEQEKVRYEERVEIITRTRNMIYKLESTTDIKCRGGIGSVKPLEGIRDSYKEALKSLRDSDSHVVHITDIPAVADYDGEYPLDLENQYLQRGTKADREGTLSCAGEFFDWMLVHDGNVRSNIEVKILELVMRLERRAFEAGNVRYGFRYRENYLEELKEAADTDALRRWFLNKTREVCENISTSREKEYENVVSRVKSYIDENYAKDISLDDVSRMVDISPYYFSKLFKQEVGENFIEYVTRTRIKNARRLLEDSRYSIKEVCIMSGYSDPNYFSRIFKKYEGMTPSEYRER
- a CDS encoding sugar ABC transporter substrate-binding protein, which codes for MKMGRGRLLLVVILCCALTAGCVNTKAEAETEVSAKVGDRPLQIGLSIDSFVIERWIRDRDVFVSTAKELGAEVNVQNANGDVNEQIEQIKYFIKKQMDVIVVVAGDCEALSDVMKKAKEAGIKTMSYDRLIQNADSDMYISFDNREVGILMAESLLRDIPEGGKIFMIQGPETDYNVALVREGFDSVIKGRNLEVVYKSNCEGWLSEHAFDYAKEALEEHPDVKGIMCGNDDLATQVFRALSEDRMAGKVCLVGQDGDLMACQRIVEGTQNMTAFKSVEEEARIAAEYAVKLGKGEPLEGIVTTIDDGTYDVPSLELRPVAVTRENMDSVIIQGGFHGKEDVYLNVKQQ